A single region of the Candidatus Hinthialibacter antarcticus genome encodes:
- a CDS encoding DUF2059 domain-containing protein, producing the protein MKTKIIAALVVCACALIAIGEVKEPTQNELAEQLLVSMNVPQTTEQVMDIMKEMLPMQMKQMGMPDAVINDQTNEYMKKVMDFTAKEVGWEAMKEDYIALYAESFSKEELEGAIVFYSSDIGQAFIKKQPELMQKSMQISQKKMMAVMPKLQEMMKEFTDEIKENAKPSEKE; encoded by the coding sequence ATGAAAACGAAAATCATTGCTGCATTGGTTGTGTGCGCATGTGCATTAATCGCCATTGGCGAAGTGAAAGAACCGACGCAAAACGAACTGGCCGAACAACTATTGGTTTCAATGAACGTCCCGCAAACGACGGAGCAGGTCATGGACATTATGAAAGAGATGCTGCCCATGCAAATGAAGCAAATGGGCATGCCGGATGCGGTGATTAATGACCAGACCAACGAGTATATGAAGAAGGTGATGGACTTCACCGCGAAAGAAGTCGGTTGGGAAGCGATGAAAGAAGACTATATCGCTCTCTACGCCGAGTCGTTCAGCAAAGAAGAACTCGAAGGCGCCATCGTGTTTTACTCTTCGGATATTGGACAGGCGTTCATCAAAAAACAGCCGGAGCTGATGCAGAAATCCATGCAGATTTCACAAAAGAAAATGATGGCGGTGATGCCAAAACTGCAAGAAATGATGAAAGAGTTTACCGACGAAATTAAAGAGAACGCCAAGCCGTCTGAAAAAGAATAG
- a CDS encoding sigma-54 dependent transcriptional regulator has product MSTLRRGSVIIVDDEKGMRHILQRMLSDEGYLVATAESGEDALSKFDEQNFDAAMFDVRMPGMDGLALLDHVRERSPQTSVVMMTAFGAVETAVNAMKRGAYEYITKPFNNDEVLHIVHNAVERRRLHDRNAYLSSVLEERESMGGMIGQSRAMQSLYRLIEKAAPTDSTILVLGESGAGKELVANAIHQLSERKKGPFVAVNCGALPRELIESELFGHEKGSFSGAHQSKIGLIESADGGTLFLDEIGDLPMDLQVKILRVLEQKEVRRIGSVKPKAVDARVVAATNRDLRDDVEKKSFREDLFFRLSVLEIKLPPLREREGDIPILAEHFLRRFNQKMNRSVEGVSPEAMRLLLQHKWPGNVRELENIIQRCMILRESGVIELRDLPEHLAPKMENKAPLMAALFDPNQLSFQKAREAFERHYLEELLNLNDGNVTKSALMGGISRRHLQDLINKHNLRSTGEE; this is encoded by the coding sequence ATGAGCACGCTGCGTCGCGGTTCGGTCATAATTGTGGATGATGAGAAAGGTATGCGCCATATTTTGCAGCGCATGCTTTCGGATGAAGGCTATCTGGTTGCTACAGCCGAGAGCGGCGAAGACGCGCTGAGCAAGTTTGACGAACAGAATTTCGACGCCGCCATGTTTGATGTGCGGATGCCCGGCATGGACGGGCTGGCCCTGCTCGACCATGTGCGCGAGCGCTCGCCGCAAACCTCGGTGGTGATGATGACCGCCTTCGGCGCGGTCGAAACCGCCGTCAACGCCATGAAGCGCGGCGCCTACGAATATATCACCAAGCCGTTTAACAACGACGAGGTACTGCACATCGTTCACAACGCGGTCGAACGCAGGCGGCTGCACGACCGCAACGCCTATCTCTCGTCGGTGCTCGAAGAACGCGAGAGCATGGGCGGCATGATCGGCCAGAGCCGCGCCATGCAGTCGCTCTACCGCCTCATCGAAAAAGCCGCCCCCACCGACAGCACCATTTTGGTGTTGGGCGAAAGCGGCGCGGGTAAGGAACTGGTCGCCAACGCCATTCATCAACTTTCGGAGCGAAAAAAAGGGCCGTTCGTCGCGGTCAACTGCGGCGCTCTGCCGCGTGAGTTGATTGAAAGCGAATTATTCGGGCATGAAAAAGGCTCGTTCTCCGGCGCGCACCAAAGCAAGATCGGCTTGATTGAATCGGCTGACGGGGGGACGTTATTTCTTGACGAAATCGGCGACCTGCCGATGGATTTGCAGGTCAAGATTTTGCGCGTACTCGAACAAAAAGAGGTGCGCCGCATCGGCAGCGTGAAACCGAAAGCGGTCGATGCGCGCGTGGTCGCCGCCACTAACCGCGACTTGCGCGACGACGTTGAAAAAAAATCGTTCCGCGAAGATTTGTTCTTCCGGCTTTCGGTATTAGAAATTAAACTGCCGCCGTTGCGCGAACGCGAAGGCGATATCCCCATTTTGGCGGAGCATTTTTTACGGCGCTTCAATCAAAAAATGAACCGTTCCGTCGAAGGGGTTTCGCCGGAAGCGATGCGGCTGTTGTTGCAGCACAAGTGGCCGGGCAACGTGCGTGAACTCGAGAACATTATTCAGCGCTGCATGATCTTGCGCGAAAGCGGCGTGATTGAATTGCGCGACTTGCCCGAGCATCTGGCGCCTAAGATGGAGAACAAGGCGCCGTTGATGGCGGCGCTGTTTGACCCGAACCAGTTGTCGTTTCAAAAAGCGCGCGAGGCGTTTGAGCGTCATTATCTTGAAGAGCTGCTCAACCTCAACGACGGCAACGTTACTAAGTCCGCACTCATGGGCGGCATCAGCCGCCGCCACTTACAAGACCTCATTAACAAACACAACCTGCGATCCACCGGAGAGGAGTGA